The genome window CTATGAAGGTATTGATCGTAGGCGGTGGCGGAAGAGAGCACGCAATCGCATATTGTGTGGCAAAGAGCAGCAAGGTGGAAAAGATGTACTGTGCACCGGGAAACGCAGGAATCGCAGAATTTGCAGAGTGCGTTCCGATTGGCGCGATGGAATTTGAAAAGCTGGTTGCTTTTGCGAAAGAAAATGAGATTGACCTGGCAATCGTGGGAATGGACGACCCGCTGGTAGGCGGACTGGTAGATAAGTTTGAGGCGGCGGGAATCCGTGCGTTTGGACCGAGAAAGAATGCGGCGATTCTGGAGGGAAGTAAAGCATTTTCCAAGGATCTGATGAAAAAATACGATATCCCGACTGCGGCCTATGAGAACTTTGAAAATGCCGAAGAGGCCCTTGCTTATCTGGAAACAGCAAAATTCCCGATTGTGCTTAAGGCGGACGGCCTGGCTCTGGGAAAAGGCGTGCTGATCTGCAATACTCTGGAAGAGGCAAAAGAGGGCGTGCAGACGATCATGCTTGATAAAAAATTCGGCGATTCCGGAAATACCATGGTCGTAGAAGAGTTTATGACCGGACGTGAGGTTTCCGTACTTTCATTCGTTGATGGAAAGACGATAAAGACCATGACCAGCGCACAGGATCACAAACGTGCGAAAGATGGCGATCAGGGACTTAACACCGGCGGAATGGGAACATTTTCACCGAGCCCGTTCTATACCGACGAAGTAGATGCGTTTTGTAAGAAATATATTTACCAGAAGACCGTAGATGCGATGCGAGGAGAGGGCAGAGAGTTCAAGGGAATCATTTTCTTCGGACTGATGCTGACGCCGGACGGACCGAAGGTTCTGGAGTACAATGCCAGATTTGGCGATCCGGAAGCGCAGGTCGTTCTGCCGAGAATGAAGAATGATCTGATCGATGTGATTGAGGCATGTATCGACGGAACCCTGGATCAGGTGGACTTAGAGTTCGAGGACAATGCGGCTGTCTGCGTCGTGCTGGCGTCCGACGGATATCCGCTTTCTTATGAGAAGGGACTTCCAATCAGCGGACTTGACGAGTTCAAAAAGCATGACGGATACTATTGTTTCCATGCCGGAACCAAATTCGACGGCGATACGATCGTGACAAATGGCGGACGTGTGCTTGGAATTACGGCAAAGGGAAGTGATCTTAAGGAGGCGCGTGCGAATGCGTACAAGGCTACCGAATGGGTAGAGTTCGCAAATAAATATATGCGTCACGATATCGGAAAGGCGATCGACGAGGCGTAGGGTAGGCGACCATGGCCTAAAACAGAATAAAGTAATTACCCGCAGGAATGCATGTTAGATGGGAAAATATGCATCTTGCGGGTTTTTTGTTGTGGTGAAATAAGGGGAATGGTATGATGGACAAAAGAAATATGCTGAAAATAAAGAAAAGGCGAAAAAAGTGAGAGAGTAATAATTGGAATTTCCGGAAGGGAAATGGATTGGGATATGAAGGAAACTGTAGGAGGGAAGGAAATCTGGGAATGAAGTTGAGATTGATTCGCATTTCAGAAGGAGAAGAGGAAATCGTGATCCGCTATCGGGAAATGAACAGCCATCTCCAGTCGATTGTAGCATTGGCGCGGGGAGCAGAGCCGAAAATCAGGGCCGTATGGGAAGGTCGGGAGATTTTTCTTTTGCCGGAAGAGGTGTATTATTTTGAAAATGTGGACGGCGTTACCTATGCATATCTGGTCGACAAGGTGGTGCGGGTAGGAGAAAGCCTTAGAGAAATTACTCTGACCTATGAAGACAGGGGATTTTTCCGGTGCTCAAAATCTATGGTGCTGAATATCCACAGGATCAGCTACCTGAAAAGCGAGCCGGGCAATCGAATCCGTGCGACCATGGAAAACAAAGAACAGGTGATGATTTCAAGAAAATATGCCAAAGAGCTGAGAAAGGTTCTGAAAGGAGGAGCAGATGAGGAGGAAAGGTAGGCCCCGAAACAGGTTCTGGAAATATTTGTCTCTGGAGATTGCAATAGAATATAAGGCGTGTCTGTATACTTTTTGTATCCTGGTATTTTACTGCGCATATCGGCTGTTAAACGGCGTGTTCGAGGCGCAGATCCTGCACCTTTGTGAAATGTTCGTATCGGCATATGTGATAGGCTATTTTCAAGTATATGTGCTTGGAAATTTTGATGAATCGGATAAGCTGGGAGGAAAGGAGTGTGCATGTATTGCTGTCTGTACACTGCTGTATGCAGGGGTGTCCGTATTTTTCAAATGGTTTGACCGGAATTTGTATGTGACGGCAGGCTTTTGTGGATTTTTGGTCTTATGTTATTTGTGTGTGCTAGTTATTAACAGGTTGAAACGGGCTATTGATACCGAGAATTTGAACAGTATGCTTGTAAGGTTTAAGCAAGGGGAGAGGGAACGGCTGGCCGAGGAAAGGAGAGAAGATGAAGACGGAAAATACAGTGATTGAGATTCGAAATTTGACGAAATTTTACGGGAAACACCGGGGAGTACAGAATGTTTCCATGAAGGTCGAAAAGGGAGATATCTTCGGGTTTTTGGGACCTAATGGGGCGGGTAAATCGACGACGATCAGGAGTATGCTGGGACTGCTTCGTTTTCAGAAGGGGGAGATCCGCCTGCTGGGAAAAGATGCGGTAAAAGAGAATAAGGAAATCCTGCGTGAAGTCGGATATATGCCCTCTGAGGCGATGTTCTACCCGAATATGAAGGTGAAGGAGGTCATTCGGTTCGCGGCTCAGGCCAGGGGACTTCACTGTGAGAAGGAGGC of Roseburia hominis contains these proteins:
- the purD gene encoding phosphoribosylamine--glycine ligase, producing MKVLIVGGGGREHAIAYCVAKSSKVEKMYCAPGNAGIAEFAECVPIGAMEFEKLVAFAKENEIDLAIVGMDDPLVGGLVDKFEAAGIRAFGPRKNAAILEGSKAFSKDLMKKYDIPTAAYENFENAEEALAYLETAKFPIVLKADGLALGKGVLICNTLEEAKEGVQTIMLDKKFGDSGNTMVVEEFMTGREVSVLSFVDGKTIKTMTSAQDHKRAKDGDQGLNTGGMGTFSPSPFYTDEVDAFCKKYIYQKTVDAMRGEGREFKGIIFFGLMLTPDGPKVLEYNARFGDPEAQVVLPRMKNDLIDVIEACIDGTLDQVDLEFEDNAAVCVVLASDGYPLSYEKGLPISGLDEFKKHDGYYCFHAGTKFDGDTIVTNGGRVLGITAKGSDLKEARANAYKATEWVEFANKYMRHDIGKAIDEA
- a CDS encoding LytTR family DNA-binding domain-containing protein, which codes for MKLRLIRISEGEEEIVIRYREMNSHLQSIVALARGAEPKIRAVWEGREIFLLPEEVYYFENVDGVTYAYLVDKVVRVGESLREITLTYEDRGFFRCSKSMVLNIHRISYLKSEPGNRIRATMENKEQVMISRKYAKELRKVLKGGADEEER
- a CDS encoding DUF3021 domain-containing protein, with the protein product MRRKGRPRNRFWKYLSLEIAIEYKACLYTFCILVFYCAYRLLNGVFEAQILHLCEMFVSAYVIGYFQVYVLGNFDESDKLGGKECACIAVCTLLYAGVSVFFKWFDRNLYVTAGFCGFLVLCYLCVLVINRLKRAIDTENLNSMLVRFKQGERERLAEERREDEDGKYSD